Proteins from a genomic interval of Homo sapiens chromosome 6 genomic scaffold, GRCh38.p14 alternate locus group ALT_REF_LOCI_2 HSCHR6_MHC_COX_CTG1:
- the HLA-F gene encoding HLA class I histocompatibility antigen, alpha chain F isoform X4 produces the protein MAPRSLLLLLSGALALTDTWAGSHSLRYFSTAVSRPGRGEPRYIAVEYVDDTQFLRFDSDAAIPRMEPREPWVEQEGPQYWEWTTGYAKANAQTDRVALRNLLRRYNQSEAGSHTLQGMNGCDMGPDGRLLRGYHQHAYDGKDYISLNEDLRSWTAADTVAQITQRFYEAEEYAEEFRTYLEGECLELLRRYLENGKETLQRADPPKAHVAHHPISDHEATLRCWALGFYPAEITLTWQRDGEEQTQDTELVETRPAGDGTFQKWAAVVVPSGEEQRYTCHVQHEGLPQPLILRWEQSPQPTIPIVGIVAGLVVLGAVVTGAVVAAVMWRKKSSDRNRGSYSQAAAYSVVSGNLMITWWSSLFLLGVLFQGYLGCLRSHSVLGRRKAQLLSVSTSQTSILIQEQFSHQRTLAMSGKMFCCHDWSEEEVLPASCGE, from the exons ATGGCGCCCCGAAgcctcctcctgctgctctcaGGGGCCCTGGCCCTGACCGATACTTGGGCGG GCTCCCACTCCTTGAGGTATTTCAGCACCGCTGTGTCGCGGCCCGGCCGCGGGGAGCCCCGCTACATCGCCGTGGAGTACGTAGACGACACGCAATTCCTGCGGTTCGACAGCGACGCCGCGATTCCGAGGATGGAGCCGCGGGAGCCGTGGGTGGAGCAAGAGGGGCCGCAGTATTGGGAGTGGACCACAGGGTACGCCAAGGCCAACGCACAGACTGACCGAGTGGCCCTGAGGAACCTGCTCCGCCGCTACAACCAGAGCGAGGCTG GGTCTCACACCCTCCAGGGAATGAATGGCTGCGACATGGGGCCCGACGGACGCCTCCTCCGCGGGTATCACCAGCACGCGTACGACGGCAAGGATTACATCTCCCTGAACGAGGACCTGCGCTCCTGGACCGCGGCGGACACCGTGGCTCAGATCACCCAGCGCTTCTATGAGGCAGAGGAATATGCAGAGGAGTTCAGGACCTACCTGGAGGGCGAGTGCCTGGAGTTGCTCCGCAGATACTTGGAGAATGGGAAGGAGACGCTACAGCGCGCAG ATCCTCCAAAGGCACACGTTGCCCACCACCCCATCTCTGACCATGAGGCCACCCTGAGGTGCTGGGCCCTGGGCTTCTACCCTGCGGAGATCACGCTGACCTGGCAGCGGGATGGGGAGGAACAGACCCAGGACACAGAGCTTGTGGAGACCAGGCCTGCAGGGGATGGAACCTTCCAGAAGTGGGCCGCTGTGGTGGTGCCTTCTGGAGAGGAACAGAGATACACATGCCATGTGCAGCACGAGGGGCTGCCCCAGCCCCTCATCCTGAGATGGG aGCAGTCTCCCCAGCCCACCATCCCCATCGTGGGCATCGTTGCTGGCCTTGTTGTCCTTGGAGCTGTGGTCACTGGAGCTGTGGTCGCTGCTGTGATGTGGAGGAAGAAGAGCTCAG ATAGAAACAGAGGGAGCTACTCTCAGGCTGCAG CCTACTCAGTGGTCAGCGGAAACTTGATGATAACATGGTGGTCAAGCTTATTTCTCCTGGGGGTGCTCTTCCAAGGATATTTGGGCTGCCTCCGGAGTCACAGTGTCTTGGGCCGCCGGAAG GCCCAGCTCCTGAGTGTCTCTACCTCTCAAACAAGTATTCTCATCCAGGAGCAATTTTCCCACCAGAGGACATTAGCTATGTCTGGAAAAATGTTTTGTTGCCATGACTGGAGTGAGGAGGAGGTGCTACCAGCATCTTGTGGGGAATGA
- the HLA-F gene encoding HLA class I histocompatibility antigen, alpha chain F isoform X6: protein MAPRSLLLLLSGALALTDTWAGSHSLRYFSTAVSRPGRGEPRYIAVEYVDDTQFLRFDSDAAIPRMEPREPWVEQEGPQYWEWTTGYAKANAQTDRVALRNLLRRYNQSEAGSHTLQGMNGCDMGPDGRLLRGYHQHAYDGKDYISLNEDLRSWTAADTVAQITQRFYEAEEYAEEFRTYLEGECLELLRRYLENGKETLQRADPPKAHVAHHPISDHEATLRCWALGFYPAEITLTWQRDGEEQTQDTELVETRPAGDGTFQKWAAVVVPSGEEQRYTCHVQHEGLPQPLILRWEQSPQPTIPIVGIVAGLVVLGAVVTGAVVAAVMWRKKSSDRNRGSYSQAAAYSVVSGNLMITWWSSLFLLGVLFQGYLGCLRSHSVLGRRKNGITCFRDEAKYLWNLLHTEFIILFPLMPLTFFL, encoded by the exons ATGGCGCCCCGAAgcctcctcctgctgctctcaGGGGCCCTGGCCCTGACCGATACTTGGGCGG GCTCCCACTCCTTGAGGTATTTCAGCACCGCTGTGTCGCGGCCCGGCCGCGGGGAGCCCCGCTACATCGCCGTGGAGTACGTAGACGACACGCAATTCCTGCGGTTCGACAGCGACGCCGCGATTCCGAGGATGGAGCCGCGGGAGCCGTGGGTGGAGCAAGAGGGGCCGCAGTATTGGGAGTGGACCACAGGGTACGCCAAGGCCAACGCACAGACTGACCGAGTGGCCCTGAGGAACCTGCTCCGCCGCTACAACCAGAGCGAGGCTG GGTCTCACACCCTCCAGGGAATGAATGGCTGCGACATGGGGCCCGACGGACGCCTCCTCCGCGGGTATCACCAGCACGCGTACGACGGCAAGGATTACATCTCCCTGAACGAGGACCTGCGCTCCTGGACCGCGGCGGACACCGTGGCTCAGATCACCCAGCGCTTCTATGAGGCAGAGGAATATGCAGAGGAGTTCAGGACCTACCTGGAGGGCGAGTGCCTGGAGTTGCTCCGCAGATACTTGGAGAATGGGAAGGAGACGCTACAGCGCGCAG ATCCTCCAAAGGCACACGTTGCCCACCACCCCATCTCTGACCATGAGGCCACCCTGAGGTGCTGGGCCCTGGGCTTCTACCCTGCGGAGATCACGCTGACCTGGCAGCGGGATGGGGAGGAACAGACCCAGGACACAGAGCTTGTGGAGACCAGGCCTGCAGGGGATGGAACCTTCCAGAAGTGGGCCGCTGTGGTGGTGCCTTCTGGAGAGGAACAGAGATACACATGCCATGTGCAGCACGAGGGGCTGCCCCAGCCCCTCATCCTGAGATGGG aGCAGTCTCCCCAGCCCACCATCCCCATCGTGGGCATCGTTGCTGGCCTTGTTGTCCTTGGAGCTGTGGTCACTGGAGCTGTGGTCGCTGCTGTGATGTGGAGGAAGAAGAGCTCAG ATAGAAACAGAGGGAGCTACTCTCAGGCTGCAG CCTACTCAGTGGTCAGCGGAAACTTGATGATAACATGGTGGTCAAGCTTATTTCTCCTGGGGGTGCTCTTCCAAGGATATTTGGGCTGCCTCCGGAGTCACAGTGTCTTGGGCCGCCGGAAG aatggcATTACCTGTTTCAGAGATGAGGCCAAATACCTGTGGAATCTTCTCCACACTGAATTTATCATATTATTTCCCCTGATGCCTTTAACTTTTTTCCTCTAA